From the genome of Gemmatimonadaceae bacterium:
GAGCGCCGCCGGGAGCGCCGGATCGGATTGCGTCCGCCCACCGAGCTTGACCACAATCACCGTTCCGCCCTCAGACGAGGTACTGGGTACCTGGTACTGGGTACCTGGTACTGGGTACTTGGTACTTGGTACTCTCCAATCACAGATGCAGCCCCGCCGCTTCGTCGAGCCCGCACATGAGGTTGGCGTTCTGGATGGCCTGACCCGCGGCGCCCTTCACGAGATTGTCGATGGCGCTGAACACCAGCAGTGTGGGCGTGCGCACCCCGGTGGGGATGCGCGCGCCAATGCGCACCACGTTGCGATGCTGGACGTCGGCCAGTGACGGCAACCCCGTGGTGAGCTCCACGAACGGTTCGTTGGCGTAGGCGGCGCGATAGGGCGCCAGTGCATCATCCAGCGGCGCGGTGAGGGGCACGGAGATGGTGGACAGGATCCCGCGGTCGACCGGGAGCAGATGCGGCGTGAACAGCAGGTCGCAGTCGGCCCCCAGGTGCCGCATGGTGGCACGCATCTCAAACAGGTGGCGATGCGAGTTGCCCACGCCATAGGCGCGATAGTCGTCGGTGACTTCGGCGAAGAGCAGTTCCAGCTTGGGCGACGCACCGGCGCCGCTCACGCCACTGGCGGCGGCGATATTGATGGTGGCGCCCGGCGCGATGAGTCCGGCGCGAGCCAACGGCGCAAGCGCCACGAGGACGCTGGTGGCGTAGCAGCCGGGATTGGCCACCACGCGGGCGTGTCGAATGGCATCGCGAAAGAGTTCCGGCAGGCCGTATGGCGCGTCGGCGGGCACGCCAACCGGCAGCGCATGAGCCATCCCGCCATGTCCGGGGCGCAAGTCGCTGGACAGGTCCACCACGCGGGCGCCGGCGGCGATGACCCTGGCCACCCATTCGGCCGATGCGCCGTGTGGCAGCGCCGCGAACACCAGATCGGCGGACGCCAGGTCGGCATCTTCCGCGCCCACCAACGGAATGTCATGCACGCCGCCGGCGGCCCGCACACGCAGCGTGGTGCCGCGCTGGGCGTTGGCGGTGGCGAAGGCGAGCGTGAACTGCGGGTGGCCGGCAATCAGGGCGCACAGTTCGCGTCCGGAGTAGCCGCTGGCGCCGAGGACCCCCACGCGGATAGACTGATTATTATGCACACCGAATGCATAATTTTGCATCAGGGGTGTGTCAATCCGTTTTCGAGGACCAATTCGTGGCCGACAAGACCGACCGGCACCAGGCGATTCGCGAGATCGTGACCGCGCGCGTGGTGGCGAATCAGGAGGAGCTGCGCAAGCAGATGGTGCGGCGCGGCTGGGACGTGACGCAGTCGACACTGTCGCGTGACCTGCGCGAGCTGCGGCTGGCGCGCATCCCCGACGAACGGGGACGGGTGCGCTATGCGTTTTCCGAGGCCGGCCACGCGGACGATGACGGACGGCAGCTGGAGGCGATGCTGCCGCAGCTGCTGGTGCATGTAGAGGGCGTGCAGGTGCTGGCCGTGGCGCGCACCATGAAGTCGGGGGCGCAGCCGGTGGCGGAGGCGCTCGATCAGCTGGAATGGCCGGATATCGCGGGGACGATTGCCGGCGACGACACGGTGTTGATCATCTGTCGCTCGGTGCCGGGGCGGGAGCGGGTGGTCAAGCGGCTGAAGGGGTATTTGAAGTGAAGACGGGAGACGGGAGACGGAAGACGGGAGACACGGCGTCGGTATCCGTTTTTCGCAGGAATTTCTGTGAGACCACAACTAGGTTTCTCCCAAACACCGCAGCGATGTACCGCGTATGCACAATCCCTGCATAGTTTCTCAACAGCACCGCGCGACCGCGAGACGCCCACGTGACCAGCATAGACGGAAGTACCCCCGCGCCCACGCATAAACTCTGGGGCGGTCGATTCGCCGGCGGGCCGTCACCGCTGCTGGACGCGATCAATCGCTCCATCGGCACCGACTTTCGCCTCTGGCCGCATGACGTGCGGCTGTCGCAAGCCTGGGCGCAGGCGCTGGGTCGGGCCGGCGTTCTCACCCTCGACGAGAGCGACGCGCTGGTGGTCGGGCTCGATCGGGTGGGCGCACGGCTTGCCGAGGGCGCCCAGCCGATCGCTACCGACGAAGACATTCACACCATGATCGACCGATTGCTGCATGAAGAGGCCGGGGCCGTCGCCTCCAAACTGCATACGGGCCGGTCGCGCAATGATCAGGTGGCCACCGGCACTCGACTGTGGACCATGGACGCCTGTCGGCGACTCGATATCGCCATTCGTGAACTGCAGCAGTCGCTGCTCAAGCAGGCCGAGTCACTCACCGACGCCATTCTGCCTGCGTACACCCACTTGCAACGCGCCCAGCCAGTGAGTGGCGCACACTGGCTGCTGGCGCATTTCTGGCCGCTCGATCGCGATCGCACGCGCCTGGCCAATGCCGCGCGCGGCGCGTCCGTGTTGCCGCTGGGATCGGGTGCCATTGCCGGCAGCGCGTTCCCGGTGTCGCGCGTGCAGTTGCAGGAATCGCTGGGCTTTGCCGCCATCTCGCCCAACAGCATTGATGCCACCGGCGACCGCGATTTTGTCGCCGAAACGATCTTCGCGTGCACCATGACCGCCGTGCACTGCTCGCGCATTGCCGAAGACCTGATTATCTACGGCACCAGTGAATTCGGCTTCGTGAAGTTCGGAGACGGCTTTTCCACCGGCTCCAGCATGATGCCGCAGAAGCGTAATCCGGATGTTTTCGAACTGGCCCGGGGATCGGGCGCCCGCGTGCTGGGTGATCTGGTATCGATGGTGGGCGCCATCAAGGGACTGCCCAGTGGCTACAGCAAGGATCTGCAGGACGACAAGCGCGCGCTGTTCAACGCGGTTGACCTGCTATTGCTGGTGCTGCCCGCCATGGCGGGGGCGATTGCGGAATTGCGGTTTGACCGGGCGCGCATGCACGCCGCTGTGTCGAGTGCCATGATGGCCACCGACTTGGCGGACTACCTCGTGAAGAAGGGCGCGACATTCCGCGAGGCCCACGGGGCTGTCGGCGTGCTCGTCCGTGAAGCGGAAGAGGCCGGCGTGGAGCTCGCGGCTCTGTCGGTCGAGCGATTCAGCGCCGCCCATGCGCTGTTCGGTGCTGATGCGCGCGACGCGCTTGGCGCAGAGGCGTCGCTCGCAGCACGCGAGATTCACGGTGGCACAGGATCGCAGGCGGTCGCCGCACAGCTGGTGGCGGCGCACGCCAGCCTCGCGTGACCTCGCGTCCGTTCGATCTCGTCATCTTTGATTGCGATGGCGTGCTCGTGGATAGTGAACGCATCGCCAATCGCGAGTTTGCCTTACTGCTGAAAGAGATCGGCCTGCATTTCACACTACCCGAGATGTTCGACACGTTTGTCGGCAATTCGATGCCGCGCTGCGTGGAAATCATCACCGAGCGACTGGGGCATGCGCCCCCGGATGATCTGCTGGATCGCTATGCCGTCGTGACTCAGGCCGCTCTGGCGCGGGAACTCCGGCCGGTACCCGGCATCGATGCACTGCTCGACCGACTCGACAGGGTCGGCCTCCCCTACGCCGTCGCCTCGAATGGCGAACACGCCAAGATGCAGACCACTCTGGGCGTTACCGGGCTCCTGCCGCGTTTCGAAGGCCGTCGGTTTTCCTCGATGGACGTGGCCCGCCCGAAACCCGCTCCGGATCTGTTTCTGCACGCCGCGGGACAAATGGGCGTCGCGCCGACGCGATGCGTGGTGATCGAGGACAGTCCGCTGGGTATTCAGGGTGCCTGTGCGGCTGGCATGACGGTTATCGGCTATGCCGATCTCATGCCGGCAGAACGTCTGCGGGCGGCCGGTGCGCAGGCAGTTGTTGCGCACCTGTCACACGCCGGATCGTTTCTTGGTCTTGAACCGGAAACGGGTATGCTGCAAATGCTTGCGGCTCGTGAGGTGGAGCGCTAATGTCTCGCGAATCCCAGGGCGTTCCGTGCTTCCCAAAGCACAACAGCTCATGGTGCAGGTGTGGTTCCCGTATCGTGGATTTCACCCGACGTTCACCCGAAGTGCGAGGATAGCGGAGATGCTGAAGAAATTCATTGGAACGATGGCGGTTGCCCTGCTGATTGCGGCACCGGCGCAGCAGGCCGCCGCGCAGCTGGCCAAGGGCTACACCGATATTGGTGTTGTCGCGGGCCTCGGCAGCATCGGTGAGTCCAGCCTGGCACTGGGCGGTCGATTCGAGCATGTATTCAAGGAGCTGCCGGATCTGGGCGGCGGTACACTCGGCATCGGTATCGGTGTTACGCGTTACTCCTGGTCATCACCGTACTATAGCGTCAGCTATCTGCCAATCGGTGCCACGGCGAACTACCACTTCAAGTTGGAAAACAAGAAAATCGACGCGTTTCTCGGGGCGGGACTTGGCTACCAGATTATCACGTGCGATGATAAGAGCGGTATCAACATCAGTTTCGGTTGTAACTACAACAGCGGCCTCTATTTTGTCGGACGTGCCGGCGGTCGCTATTTCCTGAATGACAAGGTGGCGGCATACGCGGATGTTGGTGCGGGTGGCGCGGCCGTCAACATCGGCCTCACGTTCAAGCTGAAGTAGTCCGCTTCACTGGGTCGAATGCCAAGGGGGGACGACGCGCTGCGTCGTCCCCCCTTGGCTATTCCACTGGCACTGCTCAGAATGCGTATCCGATTGACAGGCGCAGAGTTGGAATGACTCGGTCCACCTGCGTGAACTTCGACTCGGCTCCCAAATACCGCTTTGCGCCGCCCCCGACCGTGACCGCCGTAACGCGACTGGGGCCCAGCAACCACTGGTAGCCCACTTCGATGGCGAAACTGCCAGTGGTGAATGGCTTGGGCGACTGACACGATGTGAAGTTCGGATCACCCTCAAGGAAGATCGCGCAATCGAATTCGTCGTTTGGGTCGATGCGGGCTATGCCCAGCGACGCTGCGATATTGAATCCGCGCAACGCCGTCTCACTGGGATAGAGTCGGGCCTTGGCGTCGAGATTGGAGTAGCGCGTGCGATCGGGCTTGATGTGCGAGCCGGCAAGGGCCAGCGCCACCGATGGTGACACGCGCTGCTCATACTCCGCCGCGAAATAGCCGAGCAGCGGAAGGAACGGGTTGGCCGAGAGCACGTGGCCGGGCCCGTCGATGGTGCCGCCAACGCGACGCGTCTGCTGCGCCAGCGTCTGCGCCGACGCGTGCGCCGCTGGCCACGCCAATACGGCGAACAGCAGGATCGTGTGGCGCATGAAGTGCGTTGATCGTGAGATTCGCAATCGGGGAGTCATGACGATGGATACGAGTTATCAGGTGGCCTGCAGCAGGGCGCGCGCGGCACTCTGACCACCGCGCGCCGCGCCCTCGAGCGAACTGGAATGCAGGAACTCGCTGGCCCGCCACAGTCCCGGAATACCACACGCGATGGTGGGACGGTGATCCCTCCATCCAGGCGGCTGCGAGAACTGCGCATATGGTACTCGCCAGATCGCCAATCGGTTCAGTTCGCCGCCGCTGGTGCCACCGGCGATCGCCATCCGCGCGATGTCCCGTCGCGCTGACGAGTCCAGTGTGGCGTCGTCCAGAGCGGCGGCGGCTCCCACCGCGGTCGCCGCCAGCAAGGCGGTTCCGACCGGCGCATATTCCGGCGCCACGTCAGTCAGGGTGACGGCATGACTGATGACAGCGTCCGAGTCGGCATTCAACCACAGCGCCTTGCCTGGCAATGGCGAGCGGTTCGTGTGGTAGTACACGGTGGCACAGGCGTGGGCGCCTACCGGAACATCAATGCGAACCCCGGCCGTTTCCGCGAGAGCGGCGGCCGCCAGCGGCTCGGTGGCCAGTACCACCTGTGCTGCCTCGAAACGACTGTCATCGTCAAGGGTGACTCCGCACACCCGCCCATCGGCCACATCAATGTGACGGACGCCGACACCAATGCGCACCGCGCCCCGCGGCAATTGCGCCGCCAGCTGCGCCGTGATGGCGCCCATGCCGCGCGCGGGCACCGCCGTGGTGCCGTCGGCGAGCATCTTGAACGTGAACAGCAGCACGGACGCGCTGGTGGAAAGCGTCCGGTCCAGCAGGATCCCACCATAGAATGGTGCAAAGAAGCCATCGATGACGGCCGAACTGAAGCCGCGAGTGGCGAGAAACTCGCGCGTCGACACGCGATCAAACCGGGTGGCGAGACACTCGTCAATCGACAACTGCTGTGCGAAGCGCCGCAGACCCAGCAGCCGCAGCTTGTCGCCAATCGAGACCGACGACGCGAACACGGTTTCGAGCAACAGCGTCGGGTCGCGCCATGCGTCGCCCACGAGCGATGCACGTCCGTCACGA
Proteins encoded in this window:
- a CDS encoding N-acetyl-gamma-glutamyl-phosphate reductase, producing the protein MGVLGASGYSGRELCALIAGHPQFTLAFATANAQRGTTLRVRAAGGVHDIPLVGAEDADLASADLVFAALPHGASAEWVARVIAAGARVVDLSSDLRPGHGGMAHALPVGVPADAPYGLPELFRDAIRHARVVANPGCYATSVLVALAPLARAGLIAPGATINIAAASGVSGAGASPKLELLFAEVTDDYRAYGVGNSHRHLFEMRATMRHLGADCDLLFTPHLLPVDRGILSTISVPLTAPLDDALAPYRAAYANEPFVELTTGLPSLADVQHRNVVRIGARIPTGVRTPTLLVFSAIDNLVKGAAGQAIQNANLMCGLDEAAGLHL
- the argH gene encoding argininosuccinate lyase — translated: MTSIDGSTPAPTHKLWGGRFAGGPSPLLDAINRSIGTDFRLWPHDVRLSQAWAQALGRAGVLTLDESDALVVGLDRVGARLAEGAQPIATDEDIHTMIDRLLHEEAGAVASKLHTGRSRNDQVATGTRLWTMDACRRLDIAIRELQQSLLKQAESLTDAILPAYTHLQRAQPVSGAHWLLAHFWPLDRDRTRLANAARGASVLPLGSGAIAGSAFPVSRVQLQESLGFAAISPNSIDATGDRDFVAETIFACTMTAVHCSRIAEDLIIYGTSEFGFVKFGDGFSTGSSMMPQKRNPDVFELARGSGARVLGDLVSMVGAIKGLPSGYSKDLQDDKRALFNAVDLLLLVLPAMAGAIAELRFDRARMHAAVSSAMMATDLADYLVKKGATFREAHGAVGVLVREAEEAGVELAALSVERFSAAHALFGADARDALGAEASLAAREIHGGTGSQAVAAQLVAAHASLA
- a CDS encoding HAD family phosphatase, which encodes MTSRPFDLVIFDCDGVLVDSERIANREFALLLKEIGLHFTLPEMFDTFVGNSMPRCVEIITERLGHAPPDDLLDRYAVVTQAALARELRPVPGIDALLDRLDRVGLPYAVASNGEHAKMQTTLGVTGLLPRFEGRRFSSMDVARPKPAPDLFLHAAGQMGVAPTRCVVIEDSPLGIQGACAAGMTVIGYADLMPAERLRAAGAQAVVAHLSHAGSFLGLEPETGMLQMLAAREVER
- a CDS encoding FAD-dependent oxidoreductase; protein product: MSAHESPRSVIVVGAGIAGLICAIELHRAGRSVVLLERANDVGGRVRSTRLNDMVIDHGFQVLFTAYPTLGAYLDLDALSLRAFQPAARIVRDGRASLVGDAWRDPTLLLETVFASSVSIGDKLRLLGLRRFAQQLSIDECLATRFDRVSTREFLATRGFSSAVIDGFFAPFYGGILLDRTLSTSASVLLFTFKMLADGTTAVPARGMGAITAQLAAQLPRGAVRIGVGVRHIDVADGRVCGVTLDDDSRFEAAQVVLATEPLAAAALAETAGVRIDVPVGAHACATVYYHTNRSPLPGKALWLNADSDAVISHAVTLTDVAPEYAPVGTALLAATAVGAAAALDDATLDSSARRDIARMAIAGGTSGGELNRLAIWRVPYAQFSQPPGWRDHRPTIACGIPGLWRASEFLHSSSLEGAARGGQSAARALLQAT